A genomic segment from Methanoplanus limicola DSM 2279 encodes:
- a CDS encoding type II toxin-antitoxin system HicA family toxin, which translates to MSKLPVISSFEAIKALNKLGYDIDHQTGSHIILRQGKEPHRRLTIPNHQEIAKGTIISIIKQAGLTREEFLKLL; encoded by the coding sequence ATGTCAAAATTACCCGTAATATCATCATTTGAAGCAATAAAAGCGCTCAATAAACTTGGGTATGATATTGACCATCAGACCGGCAGCCACATTATCCTCAGACAGGGGAAAGAACCACATCGGAGGCTCACGATTCCAAATCATCAGGAAATTGCAAAGGGAACAATAATCAGCATTATCAAACAGGCAGGGCTTACAAGAGAAGAATTTCTGAAATTATTATAG
- a CDS encoding type II toxin-antitoxin system HicB family antitoxin, whose amino-acid sequence MKFRVIIEQDEDGIFIAECPSLPGCISQGKTRNEALENIKDAAKGYLESLKKHNEPIPPSIFEETVEIYA is encoded by the coding sequence ATGAAATTCAGAGTCATTATAGAACAGGATGAAGATGGAATCTTTATTGCCGAATGTCCTTCGCTTCCGGGATGCATATCTCAGGGAAAAACCAGAAATGAAGCCCTTGAAAATATAAAAGATGCTGCCAAAGGATACTTAGAAAGCTTAAAAAAACATAATGAACCGATTCCACCTTCCATATTTGAAGAGACAGTGGAAATATATGCCTGA
- a CDS encoding type II toxin-antitoxin system MqsA family antitoxin produces the protein MIPDRCSHCKGKLEYGKTEFIARVGEKIIVIKEIPAYICNQCGEAYFTPEISRKIDEIMEDFHNDKICCRPVAAGEIEISA, from the coding sequence ATGATTCCTGACAGGTGCAGTCATTGTAAAGGAAAATTAGAATACGGAAAGACAGAATTTATCGCAAGAGTGGGCGAAAAAATAATTGTAATCAAAGAGATCCCTGCATATATATGTAACCAGTGCGGAGAAGCATATTTCACACCGGAAATTTCCCGCAAAATTGATGAAATTATGGAAGACTTCCACAATGACAAAATCTGCTGCCGTCCGGTTGCAGCCGGAGAAATAGAGATCAGTGCATAA
- a CDS encoding DUF1016 N-terminal domain-containing protein produces MTDKEDKIVSPGLYSEINNCALLDDLRDLIIDAKQSAYSVVNATQTLLYWKIGRRINNDILSNERNMAGR; encoded by the coding sequence ATGACTGATAAGGAAGATAAAATAGTATCCCCGGGTTTATACTCAGAGATTAATAATTGTGCTCTGTTGGATGATTTAAGGGATTTAATTATTGATGCAAAACAATCTGCTTATTCAGTTGTTAATGCCACCCAGACTTTACTTTACTGGAAGATAGGCAGACGAATAAATAACGATATTCTTTCAAACGAACGTAATATGGCCGGCAGGTAA
- a CDS encoding DUF4258 domain-containing protein, translating to MPDYSSKINRFLTEDSFIISNHARTRMFERRVSTAGIIKLLMKGEIIEEYPDDEPCPSVLMLGYIYDQPYHLVTGICEDHLRIITVYLPDELHWINPKIRRKNNDS from the coding sequence ATGCCGGATTACTCTTCAAAAATAAACAGATTTCTAACAGAGGACTCATTCATTATTTCAAATCATGCAAGAACAAGGATGTTTGAAAGGAGAGTTTCTACCGCCGGCATAATTAAATTATTAATGAAAGGTGAGATAATTGAAGAATACCCTGATGATGAACCCTGCCCATCAGTTCTCATGTTAGGATATATATACGACCAGCCATACCATTTAGTTACAGGCATATGTGAAGACCATTTAAGGATAATTACAGTTTACCTCCCTGATGAGTTACACTGGATTAACCCAAAAATAAGGAGAAAAAATAATGATTCCTGA